The Arachis hypogaea cultivar Tifrunner chromosome 19, arahy.Tifrunner.gnm2.J5K5, whole genome shotgun sequence genome has a window encoding:
- the LOC112775456 gene encoding FBD-associated F-box protein At4g10400 isoform X2 → MAETSTASKRSMGTDIISSLPNSLLCHILSFLPTLYAVRTSILSRQWRHLWKDLQVFDFDDTELNWSNERFALFIDAVLSQLRFPHIRNLSLSCQRGLDNNKVIDNAIDNAIGRWIRAAVGPCLQEMILYSSYGEFYPDYFDGIFTCASLVSLTLGGNLVLDVIPWVYLPLLKDLTLLLGVSVEHDFISGCPALENLYIDYYGSLYPEIHFLSTSLKRLSLFEVREFDDPIISEIQIDTPNLEYLRIFLAGSCVTSLVISDFPKIMEACLEIAPLDEHVAWLPKLIQALSKTKILDFGWWTTECLVEAPNLHLPEFSCLHELSICYSNFNSGVLIKLLCCCPKLQLLGIDINGVQYFRDQTPQSSWTQPASVPSCVMSHLNIFEFRSYSDSSEEREFLAYILQNALVLKRLIIYAKIGSFEKEEHILSEISVLPRGSSICQVEARILTRR, encoded by the exons ATGGCTGAAACATCAACAGCATCAAAAAGAAGCATGGGCACAGACATAATCAGCAGCCTACCAAACTCGTTGTTGTGCCACATCCTCTCATTCCTCCCAACCTTATATGCGGTGCGCACCAGCATCTTGTCTCGACAATGGCGCCATCTCTGGAAGGATCTCCAAGTCTTTGATTTTGATGATACCGAACTCAATTGGAGCAATGAGAGATTCGCGTTGTTTATCGATGCAGTTCTATCCCAGCTCAGGTTTCCCCACATACGAAATCTCAGCCTCTCATGTCAGAGAGGCTTAGATAACAACAAAGTGATTGACAATGCCATTGACAATGCCATTGGAAGGTGGATACGTGCTGCTGTGGGGCCCTGCCTTCAAGAAATGATTCTCTATTCTAGTTACGGGGAATTCTATCCAGACTATTTTGATGGAATATTCACATGTGCTTCGCTTGTGTCCCTCACCCTGGGGGGTAATCTTGTTCTCGATGTTATACCTTGGGTTTATTTGCCTCTACTCAAGGATTTAACACTCTTGCTAGGAGTCTCTGTTGAACACGACTTCATATCTGGCTGCCCTGCTCTTGAAAATCTTTACATCGATTATTATGGAAGCCTTTACCCTGAGATACACTTTCTCTCCACCTCTTTGAAGAGGCTAAGTTTATTCGAGGTAAGAGAGTTTGATGATCCCATAATCAGTGAGATTCAAATAGACACCCCGAATCTTGAATACCTCCGTATATTCCTTGCGGGATCATGTGTAACGAGTTTGGTTATCAGTGATTTTCCCAAGATAATGGAAGCTTGTTTGGAGATTGCTCCCTTGGATGAGCATGTTGCTTGGCTACCCAAACTTATCCAGGCACTCTCCAAGACAaagattttggattttggatggTGGACCACCGAG TGCTTGGTTGAAGCTCCGAATTTACACTTACCAGAATTTAGCTGCTTACATGAACTGAGCATCTGTTATTCAAATTTCAATTCTGGAGTCCTAATAAAACTGCTTTGCTGCTGCCCTAAGCTTCAACTACTCGGAATTGATATCAATGGG GTACAATATTTTCGTGACCAAACTCCCCAGAGCAGTTGGACACAGCCAGCCAGTGTACCTAGTTGTGTTATGTCACACTTGAACATTTTTGAATTTAGAAGCTACTCAGACTCATCAGAGGAGCGCGAATTTTTGGCATATATCTTGCAAAATGCACTTGTTTTAAAGAGACTCATAATTTACGCTAAAATTGGTTCATTTGAAAAGGAGGAGCATATCCTTAGCGAAATATCTGTCTTACCGAGGGGCTCTAGCATATGCCAAGTTGAAGCACGTATCTTAACTAG GAGATGA
- the LOC112779953 gene encoding putative F-box/LRR-repeat protein At5g41840 isoform X2: protein MPKRKQRKVEEEDSTRTGTPKIDLISTLPDSLLCHILSFLPTRCAMATSVLARRWRHLWKDLLVLDLDNSKHSPYYLPGGTHRFIAFVNAVFAQSKAPHVKKLRLACDIPRGEKKTIKTWIHTVVGPHLQELYLDLSLPCNEFGNRDIKLPEEVLTSASLESLVLKGHMVLTVYDGFVDLPSLKNLELDLNYVDPEFVLDGCWALENLKLTLHESFPLNASDPPVIQMPGSLKRLTLIQADDTEEDLNDIEDLVIDTPLLEYLSITLWARCLQVSISNYPNMVEAHLDIDQDKEQVGWMLELLKALHQTKLLDLKLSTMECLLVAPAFELPEFSRLLNLELEIPYFNSGFLIKLLHNCHMLQVLTLHNREFPLWNLRNLIVGHCR from the exons ATGCCGAAGCGGAAGCAAAggaaagtagaagaagaggacTCAACAAGAACAGGAACTCCCAAAATAGACCTAATCAGTACCTTACCGGATTCCCTGCTTTGCCACATTCTCTCGTTCCTCCCAACAAGATGTGCCATGGCCACCAGCGTCCTCGCTCGCCGGTGGCGCCACCTCTGGAAGGATCTTCTAGTCTTGGACTTGGACAATAGTAAACATAGTCCTTATTATCTGCCTGGTGGGACACATCGATTCATTGCTTTCGTCAATGCAGTTTTCGCTCAAAGCAAGGCTCCCCATGTCAAGAAGCTTCGCCTCGCTTGTGATATACCTAGAGGTGAAAAGAAAACCATCAAAACATGGATTCATACTGTTGTTGGACCCCACCTCCAAGAGCTGTATCTCGATTTATCTCTCCCTTGCAATGAGTTTGGAAATCGGGATATCAAATTGCCTGAAGAGGTATTAACCAGTGCATCACTCGAATCCCTTGTTTTGAAAGGTCATATGGTTTTGACTGTTTATGATGGATTTGTTGATTTGCCATCCCTCAAGAACCTGGAGTTAGATCTCAATTATGTGGACCCAGAGTTTGTTTTAGATGGTTGCTGGGCTCTTGAAAATCTCAAGCTCACTTTACATGAATCCTTCCCACTTAATGCGAGCGATCCTCCTGTAATCCAAATGCCTGGTTCGTTGAAGCGTTTAACCTTAATACAGGCTGATGACACCGAAGAAGATCTTAATGATATTGAGGATCTTGTGATAGACACCCCATTACTTGAATATCTAAGTATCACATTATGGGCAAGATGCTTACAGGTTTCAATTAGCAATTATCCAAACATGGTGGAAGCTCACCTTGATATTGATCAAGACAAAGAGCAGGTTGGTTGGATGCTTGAGCTTCTCAAGGCACTCCACCAAACAAAACTGTTGGACTTGAAACTTTCCACTATGGAG TGCTTGCTTGTTGCTCCTGCTTTTGAATTGCCAGAATTTTCCCGTTTACTTAATCTAGAGCTTGAAATTCCATATTTCAACTCCGGATTTCTGATAAAGTTGCTTCATAACTGCCATATGCTTCAAGTTCTCACTCTTCATAATCGGGAG TTTCCACTGTGGAACCTGAGGAACCTAATTGTTGGACACTGCCGATGA
- the LOC112775456 gene encoding FBD-associated F-box protein At4g10400 isoform X1, which produces MAETSTASKRSMGTDIISSLPNSLLCHILSFLPTLYAVRTSILSRQWRHLWKDLQVFDFDDTELNWSNERFALFIDAVLSQLRFPHIRNLSLSCQRGLDNNKVIDNAIDNAIGRWIRAAVGPCLQEMILYSSYGEFYPDYFDGIFTCASLVSLTLGGNLVLDVIPWVYLPLLKDLTLLLGVSVEHDFISGCPALENLYIDYYGSLYPEIHFLSTSLKRLSLFEVREFDDPIISEIQIDTPNLEYLRIFLAGSCVTSLVISDFPKIMEACLEIAPLDEHVAWLPKLIQALSKTKILDFGWWTTECLVEAPNLHLPEFSCLHELSICYSNFNSGVLIKLLCCCPKLQLLGIDINGVQYFRDQTPQSSWTQPASVPSCVMSHLNIFEFRSYSDSSEEREFLAYILQNALVLKRLIIYAKIGSFEKEEHILSEISVLPRGSSICQVEARILTSMEV; this is translated from the exons ATGGCTGAAACATCAACAGCATCAAAAAGAAGCATGGGCACAGACATAATCAGCAGCCTACCAAACTCGTTGTTGTGCCACATCCTCTCATTCCTCCCAACCTTATATGCGGTGCGCACCAGCATCTTGTCTCGACAATGGCGCCATCTCTGGAAGGATCTCCAAGTCTTTGATTTTGATGATACCGAACTCAATTGGAGCAATGAGAGATTCGCGTTGTTTATCGATGCAGTTCTATCCCAGCTCAGGTTTCCCCACATACGAAATCTCAGCCTCTCATGTCAGAGAGGCTTAGATAACAACAAAGTGATTGACAATGCCATTGACAATGCCATTGGAAGGTGGATACGTGCTGCTGTGGGGCCCTGCCTTCAAGAAATGATTCTCTATTCTAGTTACGGGGAATTCTATCCAGACTATTTTGATGGAATATTCACATGTGCTTCGCTTGTGTCCCTCACCCTGGGGGGTAATCTTGTTCTCGATGTTATACCTTGGGTTTATTTGCCTCTACTCAAGGATTTAACACTCTTGCTAGGAGTCTCTGTTGAACACGACTTCATATCTGGCTGCCCTGCTCTTGAAAATCTTTACATCGATTATTATGGAAGCCTTTACCCTGAGATACACTTTCTCTCCACCTCTTTGAAGAGGCTAAGTTTATTCGAGGTAAGAGAGTTTGATGATCCCATAATCAGTGAGATTCAAATAGACACCCCGAATCTTGAATACCTCCGTATATTCCTTGCGGGATCATGTGTAACGAGTTTGGTTATCAGTGATTTTCCCAAGATAATGGAAGCTTGTTTGGAGATTGCTCCCTTGGATGAGCATGTTGCTTGGCTACCCAAACTTATCCAGGCACTCTCCAAGACAaagattttggattttggatggTGGACCACCGAG TGCTTGGTTGAAGCTCCGAATTTACACTTACCAGAATTTAGCTGCTTACATGAACTGAGCATCTGTTATTCAAATTTCAATTCTGGAGTCCTAATAAAACTGCTTTGCTGCTGCCCTAAGCTTCAACTACTCGGAATTGATATCAATGGG GTACAATATTTTCGTGACCAAACTCCCCAGAGCAGTTGGACACAGCCAGCCAGTGTACCTAGTTGTGTTATGTCACACTTGAACATTTTTGAATTTAGAAGCTACTCAGACTCATCAGAGGAGCGCGAATTTTTGGCATATATCTTGCAAAATGCACTTGTTTTAAAGAGACTCATAATTTACGCTAAAATTGGTTCATTTGAAAAGGAGGAGCATATCCTTAGCGAAATATCTGTCTTACCGAGGGGCTCTAGCATATGCCAAGTTGAAGCACGTATCTTAACTAG CATGGAAGTGTAA
- the LOC112775477 gene encoding peroxisomal membrane protein PEX14 isoform X1 — MPPQNTGAEFGKLTNVDQQDAGEDASKQSSKASVFVNTEPMREEQVQNAVKFLSHPKVRGSPVIYRRNFLEKKGLTKEEIDEAFRRVPDSQPSEQTAGANQANTPDIQRPAQSQALQPGVSGSAGVTTLSRTSSRYSFHWSHALVAVGFLVVSGAGTAILIKKSILPRLKSWIRKIVLEEEYNQLESTDSKPTVVEEASKAAKAAAAAAVELAKANQEILTCRNEEKRYFLDAVSLLNQQMQEMKLMTNEIRRLEASSGASYSRREDYQVNQTSSKPFIVNGKRDYGLHSVTSSSQPASVEPSSAPHPKSYMEIMAMIQRGEKPSNIRDIDDSPPNPNQQPSNPRLAPRAKPWEVGQVQHNSTPVFQSQVNGKDLNSSVLDNSDNAVPRWQAKNARIREIDNGVENNGYNAASSQQPIKRTWVPPQPPPVVMSEAAEAIRRPKPLVQKEQILDDQSVHHSSDISDKVMESSELSKSEGQMEGSSTNAVLGSAEILEES, encoded by the exons ATGCCTCCTCAAAACACAG GTGCTGAATTCGGGAAGCTAACAAATGTGGATCAGCAAGACGCTGGGGAAGATGCTTCTAAGCAGAGTTCGAAGGCGTCGGTCTTTGTGAACACCGAACCAATGCGGGAGGAGCAAGTTCAGAATGCAGTGAAGTTTCTTTCGCACCCGAAAGTTAGAGGCTCCCCCGTCATATACCGTCGAAATTTCCTTGAGAAGAAGGGGCTCACAAAGGAGGAGATAGATGAGGCCTTTCGCCGTGTGCCT GATTCACAGCCGAGCGAGCAGACCGCTGGTGCAAATCAAG CCAACACACCAGATATTCAGCGTCCGGCACAATCACAAGCTTTGCAGCCAGGTGTATCTGGTTCCGCTGGTGTTACTACTTTGTCGAGAACTTCCTCACGCTACTCTTTTCACTGGTCCCATGCCCTTGTTGCAGTTGGGTTTCTGGTTGTTTCAGGCGCTGGAACAGCTATCTTAATTAAG AAGTCCATCCTTCCGCGTTTGAAATCTTGGATTCGGAAGATCGTCTTAGAGGAAGAATACAACCAATTAGAGAGCACAGATTCAAAACCGACCGTGGTGGAAGAAGCTTCAAAAGCTGCAAAAGCAGCTGCAGCTGCAGCCGTGGAGTTGGCAAAAGCAAACCAAGAAATTCTGACTTGTAGAAACGAAG AGAAGAGATACTTTTTGGATGCTGTTAGCCTTTTGAATCAGCAAATGCAGGAGATGAAGTTAATGACTAATGAAATAAGAAGATTGGAAG CATCCAGTGGAGCCTCTTACTCAAGGCGAGAAGATTACCAAGTCAATCAAACTAGCTCAAAG CCGTTCATTGTAAATGGGAAGCGGGATTATGGCCTACATTCAG tgacatcttcatcccaACCTGCTTCTGTTGAACCATCTAGTGCTCCCCATCCAAAGTCATATATGGAG aTAATGGCTATGATCCAGAGAGGGGAGAAGCCTTCTAACATCAGG GATATCGATGATTCACCCCCCAACCCAAATCAGCAACCTTCAAATCCTCGCTTAGCACCAAGAGCAAAG CCTTGGGAAGTTGGTCAAGTTCAACACAACTCTACCCCAGTATTTCAGTCTCAAGTAAATGGCAAGGACTTGAATTCCAGTGTCCTAGATAATAGTGACAATGCTGTACCTCGGTGGCAAGCGAAAAATGCCAGAATCAGAGAGATTGATAATGGAGTTGAGAATAATGGATATAACGCTGCATCCAGTCAGCAGCCAATCAAACGTACGTGGGTTCCCCCTCAGCCACCTCCGGTGGTTATGTCAGAGGCTGCGGAAGCAATCAGACGCCCAAAGCCACTAGTACAGAAGGAACAAATACTGGATGATCAGTCAGTACACCATTCTTCAGATATCTCTGATAAGGTGATGGAATCTTCAGAACTATCCAAATCCGAAGGACAAATGGAAGGTAGTAGTACCAATGCAGTTCTTGGCTCTGCTGAGATATTGGAAGAGTCATGA
- the LOC112779952 gene encoding F-box/FBD/LRR-repeat protein At4g26340-like — MKRFSIPNKSSSIGSLIPSFTFSVVSSKLTMPKAKQRKVEEEESTRTGTPKIDLISSLPDSLLCHILSFLPTRCGMATSVLARRWRHLWKDLLALDLDNSKHSPYYLPGGTHRFIAFVNAVFAQRKSLRVEKLRLACDIPRGEKKTIKTWIRTVVGPHLQELYLDLSFACNEFGDRHIKLPEEVLTSASLESLVLKGHVFLTVYDGFVDLPSLKNLELDLNYVDPDFVLLGCPVLENLKLTLHESFPLNASQPPEIYMPDSLKRLTLIQDDDIEEDINDIEDLVIDTPLLEYLSITLWARCLQVSISDYPNMVEAHLDIDQDQEQVGWVLELLKALRQTKLLDLKLSTMECLLGAPAFELPEFSRLHNLELQIPYFDSGFLIKLLHNCHMLQVVTLHNQEKVSTVEPEEPSCWTLPMKDPNCLISHLKIFEFKGYKDSADEHAFVAYLLERGPILKTMKIHADPSLGVTYKQRIHQELSMVPRSSKTCQLIVT, encoded by the exons ATGAAAAGGTTTTCAATCCCAAACAAATCCAGCTCAATCGGTTCATTGATTCCTTCATTTACATTTTCAGTAGTGTCGTCAAAATTGACAATGCCGAAAGCGAagcaaagaaaagtagaagaggaGGAATCAACAAGAACAGGAACCCCCAAAATAGACCTAATCAGTAGCTTACCGGATTCCCTGCTTTGCCACATTCTCTCGTTCCTCCCAACAAGATGTGGCATGGCCACCAGCGTCCTCGCTCGCCGGTGGCGCCACCTCTGGAAGGATCTTCTAGCGTTGGACTTAGACAATAGTAAACATAGTCCTTATTATCTGCCTGGAGGGACACATCGATTCATTGCTTTCGTCAATGCAGTTTTCGCTCAACGCAAGTCTCTCCGTGTCGAGAAGCTTCGCCTCGCTTGTGATATACCTAGAGGCGAAAAGAAAACCATCAAAACATGGATTCGTACTGTTGTTGGACCCCACCTCCAAGAGCTGTATCTcgatttatcttttgcttgcaATGAGTTTGGAGATCGACATATCAAATTGCCTGAAGAGGTATTAACCAGTGCATCACTCGAGTCTCTTGTTTTGAAAGGCCACGTGTTTTTGACTGTTTATGATGGATTTGTTGATTTGCCATCCCTCAAGAACCTAGAGTTGGATCTCAATTATGTGGACCCAGACTTTGTTTTACTTGGTTGTCCGGTTCTTGAAAATCTCAAGCTCACTTTACACGAATCGTTCCCACTTAATGCGAGCCAACCTCCTGAAATCTACATGCCTGATTCCTTGAAGCGTTTAACCTTAATACAGGATGATGACATCGAAGAAGATATTAATGATATTGAGGATCTTGTGATAGACACCCCGTTACTCGAATACCTAAGTATCACATTATGGGCAAGATGCCTGCAGGTTTCAATTAGCGATTATCCCAACATGGTGGAAGCTCATCTTGATATTGATCAAGACCAAGAGCAGGTTGGTTGGGTGCTTGAGCTTCTCAAGGCACTCCGCCAAACAAAACTGTTGGACTTGAAACTTTCCACTATGGAG TGCTTGCTTGGTGCTCCTGCTTTTGAGTTGCCAGAATTTTCCCGTTTACATAATCTAGAGCTTCAAATTCCTTATTTCGACTCGGGATTTCTGATAAAATTGCTTCATAACTGCCATATGCTTCAAGTTGTCACTCTTCATAATCAGGAG AAAGTTTCCACAGTGGAACCTGAGGAACCTAGTTGTTGGACACTGCCAATGAAGGATCCTAATTGTCTCATATCACATCTcaagatttttgaatttaaaggatATAAAGACTCTGCAGATGAACATGCATTTGTTGCATATCTTTTAGAGAGAGGACCTATTTTGAAGACAATGAAAATCCATGCTGATCCTAGTCTTGGCGTAACATATAAACAGCGCATCCACCAGGAATTATCTATGGTACCAAGGAGCTCCAAAACATGCCAATTAATAGTTACCTGA
- the LOC112779953 gene encoding F-box/FBD/LRR-repeat protein At4g26340 isoform X1 has product MPKRKQRKVEEEDSTRTGTPKIDLISTLPDSLLCHILSFLPTRCAMATSVLARRWRHLWKDLLVLDLDNSKHSPYYLPGGTHRFIAFVNAVFAQSKAPHVKKLRLACDIPRGEKKTIKTWIHTVVGPHLQELYLDLSLPCNEFGNRDIKLPEEVLTSASLESLVLKGHMVLTVYDGFVDLPSLKNLELDLNYVDPEFVLDGCWALENLKLTLHESFPLNASDPPVIQMPGSLKRLTLIQADDTEEDLNDIEDLVIDTPLLEYLSITLWARCLQVSISNYPNMVEAHLDIDQDKEQVGWMLELLKALHQTKLLDLKLSTMECLLVAPAFELPEFSRLLNLELEIPYFNSGFLIKLLHNCHMLQVLTLHNREKVSTVEPEEPNCWTLPMKDPDCVISHLKIFEFKGYQDSADEHAFVAYLLERGPILKTMKIHAHRSLGLKYKHRIRQELSTIPRSSKTCKLKVT; this is encoded by the exons ATGCCGAAGCGGAAGCAAAggaaagtagaagaagaggacTCAACAAGAACAGGAACTCCCAAAATAGACCTAATCAGTACCTTACCGGATTCCCTGCTTTGCCACATTCTCTCGTTCCTCCCAACAAGATGTGCCATGGCCACCAGCGTCCTCGCTCGCCGGTGGCGCCACCTCTGGAAGGATCTTCTAGTCTTGGACTTGGACAATAGTAAACATAGTCCTTATTATCTGCCTGGTGGGACACATCGATTCATTGCTTTCGTCAATGCAGTTTTCGCTCAAAGCAAGGCTCCCCATGTCAAGAAGCTTCGCCTCGCTTGTGATATACCTAGAGGTGAAAAGAAAACCATCAAAACATGGATTCATACTGTTGTTGGACCCCACCTCCAAGAGCTGTATCTCGATTTATCTCTCCCTTGCAATGAGTTTGGAAATCGGGATATCAAATTGCCTGAAGAGGTATTAACCAGTGCATCACTCGAATCCCTTGTTTTGAAAGGTCATATGGTTTTGACTGTTTATGATGGATTTGTTGATTTGCCATCCCTCAAGAACCTGGAGTTAGATCTCAATTATGTGGACCCAGAGTTTGTTTTAGATGGTTGCTGGGCTCTTGAAAATCTCAAGCTCACTTTACATGAATCCTTCCCACTTAATGCGAGCGATCCTCCTGTAATCCAAATGCCTGGTTCGTTGAAGCGTTTAACCTTAATACAGGCTGATGACACCGAAGAAGATCTTAATGATATTGAGGATCTTGTGATAGACACCCCATTACTTGAATATCTAAGTATCACATTATGGGCAAGATGCTTACAGGTTTCAATTAGCAATTATCCAAACATGGTGGAAGCTCACCTTGATATTGATCAAGACAAAGAGCAGGTTGGTTGGATGCTTGAGCTTCTCAAGGCACTCCACCAAACAAAACTGTTGGACTTGAAACTTTCCACTATGGAG TGCTTGCTTGTTGCTCCTGCTTTTGAATTGCCAGAATTTTCCCGTTTACTTAATCTAGAGCTTGAAATTCCATATTTCAACTCCGGATTTCTGATAAAGTTGCTTCATAACTGCCATATGCTTCAAGTTCTCACTCTTCATAATCGGGAG AAAGTTTCCACTGTGGAACCTGAGGAACCTAATTGTTGGACACTGCCGATGAAGGATCCTGATTGTGTTATATCACATCTcaagatttttgaatttaaaggatATCAAGACTCTGCAGATGAACATGCATTTGTTGCATATCTTTTAGAGAGAGGACCTATTTTGAAGACAATGAAAATCCATGCTCATCGTAGTCTTGGCCTTAAGTATAAACATCGCATCCGCCAGGAATTATCTACCATACCAAGGAGCTCCAAAACATGCAAATTAAAAGTTACCTGA
- the LOC112775477 gene encoding peroxisomal membrane protein PEX14 isoform X2: protein MPPQNTGAEFGKLTNVDQQDAGEDASKQSSKASVFVNTEPMREEQVQNAVKFLSHPKVRGSPVIYRRNFLEKKGLTKEEIDEAFRRVPDSQPSEQTAGANQDIQRPAQSQALQPGVSGSAGVTTLSRTSSRYSFHWSHALVAVGFLVVSGAGTAILIKKSILPRLKSWIRKIVLEEEYNQLESTDSKPTVVEEASKAAKAAAAAAVELAKANQEILTCRNEEKRYFLDAVSLLNQQMQEMKLMTNEIRRLEASSGASYSRREDYQVNQTSSKPFIVNGKRDYGLHSVTSSSQPASVEPSSAPHPKSYMEIMAMIQRGEKPSNIRDIDDSPPNPNQQPSNPRLAPRAKPWEVGQVQHNSTPVFQSQVNGKDLNSSVLDNSDNAVPRWQAKNARIREIDNGVENNGYNAASSQQPIKRTWVPPQPPPVVMSEAAEAIRRPKPLVQKEQILDDQSVHHSSDISDKVMESSELSKSEGQMEGSSTNAVLGSAEILEES, encoded by the exons ATGCCTCCTCAAAACACAG GTGCTGAATTCGGGAAGCTAACAAATGTGGATCAGCAAGACGCTGGGGAAGATGCTTCTAAGCAGAGTTCGAAGGCGTCGGTCTTTGTGAACACCGAACCAATGCGGGAGGAGCAAGTTCAGAATGCAGTGAAGTTTCTTTCGCACCCGAAAGTTAGAGGCTCCCCCGTCATATACCGTCGAAATTTCCTTGAGAAGAAGGGGCTCACAAAGGAGGAGATAGATGAGGCCTTTCGCCGTGTGCCT GATTCACAGCCGAGCGAGCAGACCGCTGGTGCAAATCAAG ATATTCAGCGTCCGGCACAATCACAAGCTTTGCAGCCAGGTGTATCTGGTTCCGCTGGTGTTACTACTTTGTCGAGAACTTCCTCACGCTACTCTTTTCACTGGTCCCATGCCCTTGTTGCAGTTGGGTTTCTGGTTGTTTCAGGCGCTGGAACAGCTATCTTAATTAAG AAGTCCATCCTTCCGCGTTTGAAATCTTGGATTCGGAAGATCGTCTTAGAGGAAGAATACAACCAATTAGAGAGCACAGATTCAAAACCGACCGTGGTGGAAGAAGCTTCAAAAGCTGCAAAAGCAGCTGCAGCTGCAGCCGTGGAGTTGGCAAAAGCAAACCAAGAAATTCTGACTTGTAGAAACGAAG AGAAGAGATACTTTTTGGATGCTGTTAGCCTTTTGAATCAGCAAATGCAGGAGATGAAGTTAATGACTAATGAAATAAGAAGATTGGAAG CATCCAGTGGAGCCTCTTACTCAAGGCGAGAAGATTACCAAGTCAATCAAACTAGCTCAAAG CCGTTCATTGTAAATGGGAAGCGGGATTATGGCCTACATTCAG tgacatcttcatcccaACCTGCTTCTGTTGAACCATCTAGTGCTCCCCATCCAAAGTCATATATGGAG aTAATGGCTATGATCCAGAGAGGGGAGAAGCCTTCTAACATCAGG GATATCGATGATTCACCCCCCAACCCAAATCAGCAACCTTCAAATCCTCGCTTAGCACCAAGAGCAAAG CCTTGGGAAGTTGGTCAAGTTCAACACAACTCTACCCCAGTATTTCAGTCTCAAGTAAATGGCAAGGACTTGAATTCCAGTGTCCTAGATAATAGTGACAATGCTGTACCTCGGTGGCAAGCGAAAAATGCCAGAATCAGAGAGATTGATAATGGAGTTGAGAATAATGGATATAACGCTGCATCCAGTCAGCAGCCAATCAAACGTACGTGGGTTCCCCCTCAGCCACCTCCGGTGGTTATGTCAGAGGCTGCGGAAGCAATCAGACGCCCAAAGCCACTAGTACAGAAGGAACAAATACTGGATGATCAGTCAGTACACCATTCTTCAGATATCTCTGATAAGGTGATGGAATCTTCAGAACTATCCAAATCCGAAGGACAAATGGAAGGTAGTAGTACCAATGCAGTTCTTGGCTCTGCTGAGATATTGGAAGAGTCATGA